The Bacteroidota bacterium DNA window CACCGAACCACGCGAACGTCCGCTCCACGATCCAACGCTTCTTCAGCACTACGAACCCACGCTGACCCGGCTCTCGATGCACCACTGCCCACGCCCAGCCAAACACGCG harbors:
- a CDS encoding transposase; its protein translation is RVFGWAWAVVHREPGQRGFVVLKKRWIVERTFAWFGGYRRLSKDYEYLPAVSEAMVHLSAIRLMLRRVA